One part of the Calypte anna isolate BGI_N300 chromosome 14, bCalAnn1_v1.p, whole genome shotgun sequence genome encodes these proteins:
- the ABAT gene encoding 4-aminobutyrate aminotransferase, mitochondrial has product MKQLNGIQNAEGVHFFCNYEESRGNYLVDVDGNRMLDLYSQISSIPIGYSHPSLIKLLQQPQNLSTFINRPALGILPPENFADKLKESLLSVAPKGLSQVVTMSCGSCSNENAFKAIFMWYRNKERGHNNVTKEELESCMINQPPGCPDYAMLSFMGGFHGRTMGCLATTHSKAIHKLDIPSLDWPIAPFPRLKYPLEDFVKENQQEEARCLEEVEDLIVKYRKKKKIVAGIIVEPIQSEGGDNHASDDFFRKLRDIARKHGCAFLVDEVQTGGGCTGKFWAHEHWGLDDPADVVTFSKKMMTGGFFSKEEFRPNAPFRIFNTWLGDPSKNLMLAEVIKVIKTEDLLNNATHAGKALLTGLLDLQARYPHLISRVRGRGTFCSFDTPNDATRNKLITIARNKGVVLGGCGDRSIRFRPTLIFKDHHAHLFLNIFSDILANFK; this is encoded by the exons ATGAAGCAATTGAATGGAATTCAG aatgCAGAAGGTGTACACTTCTTTTGCAATTATGAAGAGAGCCGAGGGAACTACCTTGTAGATGTAGATGGCAATCGCATGCTGGATCTCTACTCTCAGATTTCATCCATCCCAATAG gTTACAGCCATCCCTCCCTGATAAAActtctgcagcagccacagaacTTG AGCACTTTTATCAACAGACCTGCCCTAGGGATTTTACCTCCTGAGAACTTTGCAGATAAGCTGAAGGAATCTTTGTTATCA GTAGCTCCTAAGGGCCTGTCACAGGTGGTGACCATGTCTTGCGGATCCTGCTCCAATGAAAATGCCTTTAAAGCAATATTTATGTGGTACAGA aacaaGGAGAGAGGCCATAATAACGTCACAAAAGAGGAACTGGAATCTTGCATGATTAACCAG CCCCCCGGCTGCCCTGACTACGCCATGCTCTCCTTCATGGGCGGCTTCCACGGAAGGACCATGG GTTGCTTAGCTACAACTCACTCTAAAGCAATTCACAAGTTGGACATTCCATCGCTGGACTGGCCTATTGCTCCATTTCCAAGGCTAAAGTATCCTCTGGAAGACTTTGTGAAAGAGAATCAACAGGAAGAAGCCCGTTGTTTAGAGGAG GTGGAAGACCTGATTGTGAAgtacaggaaaaagaagaagattGTGGCTGGAATTATTGTAGAACCAATACAGTCAGAGGGTGGGGACAATCATGCTTCAGATGACTTCTTCAGAAAGCTACGAGATATTGCCAGAAAG CATGGCTGTGCGTTCTTGGTGGATGAGGTGCAGACAGGAGGTGGCTGCACAGGAAAATTCTGGGCACATGAACACTGGGGCCTGGATGACCCAGCTGATGTGGTAACGTTCAGTAAGAAGATGATGACAGGAGGATTTTTCTCCAAAGAAGAGTTCAGGCCAAATGCT CCCTTTCGGATTTTTAATACCTGGCTTGGAGACCCATCCAAGAACCTGATGCTTGCTGAGGTCATTAAGGTTATTAAAACAGAAGACCTTCTAAACAATGCAACCCACGCTGGGAAGGCACTACTGACCGGGCTGTTGGATTTACAG GCTCGTTATCCCCACCTTATCAGCAGAGTGAGAGGAAGAGGAACATTCTGTTCGTTTGACACTCCAAATGATGCGACTAGAAACAAGTTAATTACAATAGCCAGAAACAAAG GTGTTGTGCTGGGAGGCTGTGGTGACAGATCAATTCGCTTTCGTCCAACGCTGATCTTCAAGGATCATCATGCACACCTctttctgaacattttcagtgaCATCTTAGCAAACTTCAAGTAA
- the TMEM186 gene encoding transmembrane protein 186: protein MAMLCRIRTSFYMAPSFGRCQQNKFWTRSWKKEDSHTLSSFGTWKCLQPQNWQVSGVNCLVRQQKPSVCLYHPTPAAVVPQKAGNEKKEEFKLVYRFPGIKYCRVLSRLKLLQTATTLVMLPPIYHLYLQDQVSQNVLLYTTGVTLFAGAMLYGMSYFFRRIIGFIYLSENSHTVRVAHLTFWGRRNDIYCPLETVMTLDEVGDSKGELLLQFKRYNTTDILYFTIRFGQIVDRQKFAQIFGEIESQNR from the exons ATG GCAATGCTCTGCAGAATTAGGACTAGCTTCTACATGGCACCGTCTTTTGGGAGATGTCAACAAAACAAGTTCTGGACAAGGTCATGGAAAAAGGAGGATTCTCACACACTCAGTTCTTTTGGTACATGGAAGTGTTTGCAGCCACAAAACTGGCAAGTTAGTGGTGTTAATTGTCTTGTGAGACAGCAAAAGCCATCTGTGTGTCTGTACCATCCCACCCCTGCTGCTGTGGTCCCACAGAAGgcagggaatgagaaaaaagaagagttcAAACTGGTCTACAGGTTTCCTGGGATTAAGTACTGCAGGGTGCTGTCCCGACTGAAGCTGTTACAGACTGCTACCACCCTGGTTATGCTGCCTCCCATCTACCACCTCTATCTGCAAGATCAAGTTTCTCAGAATGTCCTTTTGTATACCACTGGTGTTACCCTCTTTGCTGGTGCAATGTTGTATGGTATGAGCTACTTTTTCAGACGCATTATTGGATTCATCTACTTAAGTGAAAACAGCCACACTGTCAGAGTGGCCCACTTGACATTCTGGGGAAGACGGAATGACATTTACTGTCCCTTGGAGACAGTGATGACTTTGGATGAAGTTGGAGATAGCAAGGGGGAGCTACTTCTCCAGTTCAAACGCTATAATACTacagatattttatattttacgATTAGGTTTGGCCAGATTGTAGATAGACAGAAGTTTGCTCAAATATTTGGAGAAATTGAGTCACAAAACAGGTGA
- the PMM2 gene encoding phosphomannomutase 2 isoform X1: MEQPVSRRNHRTPPRGQSLLEPPRTPSSPAHHRLSSAVLESGCATTSNRRVRRHEGAVPPLSQRAPRWGRVASVTCSVARYGAAAARRSLPLRCGRNHHRPAAVVERFDYVFPENGLVAYKDGKLLSRQNIQGHLGEDILQDLINYCLSYIAKIKLPKKRGTFIEFRNGMLNVSPIGRSCSQEERIEFYELDKKEHIREKFVADLRREFAGKGLTFSIGGQISFDVFPDGWDKRYCLGIIANDGYKTIYFFGDKTMPGGNDYEIFTDSRTQGHTVTSPQDTRRICEDLFFK, from the exons ATGGAACAACCGGTGTCACGGCGGAATCACCGCACCCCTCCCCGGGGGCAGAGCCTCCTCGAACCCCCTCGGACCCCTTCTTCCCCCGCTCACCATCGCCTCAGCTCCGCCGTTCTGGAGAGCGGCTGCGCCACAACCTCCAACCGCCGCGTGCGTCGTCACGAGGGGGCGGTGCCTCCCCTTTCCCAGCGTGCCCCGCGGTGGGGGCGCGTGGCCTCCGTCACGTGCTCTGTCGCCCGCTATGGCGCCGCCGCAGCCCGGCGCTCTCTGCCTCTTCGATGTGGACGGAACCATCACCGCCCCGCGGCAG TGGTTGAAAGATTTGACTatgtttttccagaaaatggTCTTGTAGCTTACAAAGATGGGAAATTACTGAGCAGGCAG AACATTCAGGGTCACCTGGGTGAGGACATACTTCAAGATCTAATCAACTACTGCCTGAGTTATATTGCAAAGATTAAACTCCCAAAGAAAAG gGGCACTTTCATTGAGTTTCGAAATGGGATGTTAAATGTGTCCCCTATTGGAAGAAGCTGCAGCCAGGAAGAACGAATTGAGTTCTATGAACTTGATAAA aaagaacaTATAAGAGAGAAATTTGTAGCTGATTTACGAAGAGAATTTGCAGGAAAAGGCCTCACATTTTCTATAG GTGGCCAGATAAGCTTCGATGTGTTCCCAGATGGCTGGGATAAGAGGTACTGCTTGGGAATCATTGCTAATGATGGATACAAgactatttatttctttggagATAAGACAATGCCA ggagGGAATGACTATGAAATTTTCACAGACTCCAGAACACAAGGTCACACTGTCACATCCCCACAGGATACAAGGAGAATCTGTGAagatctgttttttaaataa
- the PMM2 gene encoding phosphomannomutase 2 isoform X2, translated as MEQPVSRRNHRTPPRGQSLLEPPRTPSSPAHHRLSSAVLESGCATTSNRRVRRHEGAVPPLSQRAPRWGRVASVTCSVARYGAAAARRSLPLRCGRNHHRPAAENGLVAYKDGKLLSRQNIQGHLGEDILQDLINYCLSYIAKIKLPKKRGTFIEFRNGMLNVSPIGRSCSQEERIEFYELDKKEHIREKFVADLRREFAGKGLTFSIGGQISFDVFPDGWDKRYCLGIIANDGYKTIYFFGDKTMPGGNDYEIFTDSRTQGHTVTSPQDTRRICEDLFFK; from the exons ATGGAACAACCGGTGTCACGGCGGAATCACCGCACCCCTCCCCGGGGGCAGAGCCTCCTCGAACCCCCTCGGACCCCTTCTTCCCCCGCTCACCATCGCCTCAGCTCCGCCGTTCTGGAGAGCGGCTGCGCCACAACCTCCAACCGCCGCGTGCGTCGTCACGAGGGGGCGGTGCCTCCCCTTTCCCAGCGTGCCCCGCGGTGGGGGCGCGTGGCCTCCGTCACGTGCTCTGTCGCCCGCTATGGCGCCGCCGCAGCCCGGCGCTCTCTGCCTCTTCGATGTGGACGGAACCATCACCGCCCCGCGGCAG aaaatggTCTTGTAGCTTACAAAGATGGGAAATTACTGAGCAGGCAG AACATTCAGGGTCACCTGGGTGAGGACATACTTCAAGATCTAATCAACTACTGCCTGAGTTATATTGCAAAGATTAAACTCCCAAAGAAAAG gGGCACTTTCATTGAGTTTCGAAATGGGATGTTAAATGTGTCCCCTATTGGAAGAAGCTGCAGCCAGGAAGAACGAATTGAGTTCTATGAACTTGATAAA aaagaacaTATAAGAGAGAAATTTGTAGCTGATTTACGAAGAGAATTTGCAGGAAAAGGCCTCACATTTTCTATAG GTGGCCAGATAAGCTTCGATGTGTTCCCAGATGGCTGGGATAAGAGGTACTGCTTGGGAATCATTGCTAATGATGGATACAAgactatttatttctttggagATAAGACAATGCCA ggagGGAATGACTATGAAATTTTCACAGACTCCAGAACACAAGGTCACACTGTCACATCCCCACAGGATACAAGGAGAATCTGTGAagatctgttttttaaataa
- the PMM2 gene encoding phosphomannomutase 2 isoform X4 — protein MAPPQPGALCLFDVDGTITAPRQKITAEMAAFLQQLRQKVKVGVVGGSDFEKIKEQLGDDENGLVAYKDGKLLSRQNIQGHLGEDILQDLINYCLSYIAKIKLPKKRGTFIEFRNGMLNVSPIGRSCSQEERIEFYELDKKEHIREKFVADLRREFAGKGLTFSIGGQISFDVFPDGWDKRYCLGIIANDGYKTIYFFGDKTMPGGNDYEIFTDSRTQGHTVTSPQDTRRICEDLFFK, from the exons ATGGCGCCGCCGCAGCCCGGCGCTCTCTGCCTCTTCGATGTGGACGGAACCATCACCGCCCCGCGGCAG AAAATCACGGCAGAGATGGCTGCGTTTCTGCAGCAATTGCGTCAGAAGGTGAAAGTTGGAGTCGTGGGTGGTTCAGATTTTGAAAAGATTAAGGAACAGCTTGGCGATGACG aaaatggTCTTGTAGCTTACAAAGATGGGAAATTACTGAGCAGGCAG AACATTCAGGGTCACCTGGGTGAGGACATACTTCAAGATCTAATCAACTACTGCCTGAGTTATATTGCAAAGATTAAACTCCCAAAGAAAAG gGGCACTTTCATTGAGTTTCGAAATGGGATGTTAAATGTGTCCCCTATTGGAAGAAGCTGCAGCCAGGAAGAACGAATTGAGTTCTATGAACTTGATAAA aaagaacaTATAAGAGAGAAATTTGTAGCTGATTTACGAAGAGAATTTGCAGGAAAAGGCCTCACATTTTCTATAG GTGGCCAGATAAGCTTCGATGTGTTCCCAGATGGCTGGGATAAGAGGTACTGCTTGGGAATCATTGCTAATGATGGATACAAgactatttatttctttggagATAAGACAATGCCA ggagGGAATGACTATGAAATTTTCACAGACTCCAGAACACAAGGTCACACTGTCACATCCCCACAGGATACAAGGAGAATCTGTGAagatctgttttttaaataa
- the PMM2 gene encoding phosphomannomutase 2 isoform X3, which translates to MAPPQPGALCLFDVDGTITAPRQKITAEMAAFLQQLRQKVKVGVVGGSDFEKIKEQLGDDVVERFDYVFPENGLVAYKDGKLLSRQNIQGHLGEDILQDLINYCLSYIAKIKLPKKRGTFIEFRNGMLNVSPIGRSCSQEERIEFYELDKKEHIREKFVADLRREFAGKGLTFSIGGQISFDVFPDGWDKRYCLGIIANDGYKTIYFFGDKTMPGGNDYEIFTDSRTQGHTVTSPQDTRRICEDLFFK; encoded by the exons ATGGCGCCGCCGCAGCCCGGCGCTCTCTGCCTCTTCGATGTGGACGGAACCATCACCGCCCCGCGGCAG AAAATCACGGCAGAGATGGCTGCGTTTCTGCAGCAATTGCGTCAGAAGGTGAAAGTTGGAGTCGTGGGTGGTTCAGATTTTGAAAAGATTAAGGAACAGCTTGGCGATGACG TGGTTGAAAGATTTGACTatgtttttccagaaaatggTCTTGTAGCTTACAAAGATGGGAAATTACTGAGCAGGCAG AACATTCAGGGTCACCTGGGTGAGGACATACTTCAAGATCTAATCAACTACTGCCTGAGTTATATTGCAAAGATTAAACTCCCAAAGAAAAG gGGCACTTTCATTGAGTTTCGAAATGGGATGTTAAATGTGTCCCCTATTGGAAGAAGCTGCAGCCAGGAAGAACGAATTGAGTTCTATGAACTTGATAAA aaagaacaTATAAGAGAGAAATTTGTAGCTGATTTACGAAGAGAATTTGCAGGAAAAGGCCTCACATTTTCTATAG GTGGCCAGATAAGCTTCGATGTGTTCCCAGATGGCTGGGATAAGAGGTACTGCTTGGGAATCATTGCTAATGATGGATACAAgactatttatttctttggagATAAGACAATGCCA ggagGGAATGACTATGAAATTTTCACAGACTCCAGAACACAAGGTCACACTGTCACATCCCCACAGGATACAAGGAGAATCTGTGAagatctgttttttaaataa